The Sardina pilchardus chromosome 19, fSarPil1.1, whole genome shotgun sequence genome window below encodes:
- the LOC134066601 gene encoding myosin-7-like, whose amino-acid sequence MGDALMAEFGQAAPFLRKSDMERLEAQTRPFDIKRACFVVDPEVEYVKGTVQSRDGDKVTVLTEFDKTVTVKDVDVHQQNPPKYDKIEDMAMFTFLHEPAVLFNLKERYAAWMIYTYSGLFCVTVNPYKWLPVYDKEVVAAYRGKKRTEAPPHIFSISDNAYQYMLTDRENQSVLITGESGAGKTVNTKRVIQYFASIAATGKKDPSQDKKGTLEDQIIQCNPALEAFGNAKTIRNDNSSRFGKFIRIHFGVSGKLSSADIETYLLEKSRVTFQLKAERDYHIFYQILSQRKPELLEMLLITSNPYDYAFISQGETQVASICDADELMATDDAFDVLGFTQEEKNGIYKLTGSIMHYGNMKFKQKQREEQAEADGTEDTDKVAYLMGLNSADLIKGLCHPRVKVGNEWVTKGQSVQQVYYSIGALSKSVYEKMFNWMVVKINLTLDTKQPRQFFIGVLDIAGFEIFDFNTFEQLCINFTNEKLQQFFNHHMFVLEQEEYKKEGIEWVFIDFGMDLAACIELIEKPMGIMSILEEECMFPKASDSTFKAKLYDNHLGKNACFQKPRIVKGRPEAHFSLVHYAGTVDYNIGNWLVKNKDPLNETVVGLFQKSTLKMLCALFAGYAGADSAPEGGGGKKKKGSSFQTVSALHRENLNKLMTNLRSTHPHFVRCLIPNETKTPGAMENPLVMHQLRCNGVLEGIRICRKGFPNRIQYADFKQRYRILNPAAIPDGQFIDNKKGAEKLLGSLDVDHEQYRFGHTKVFFKAGLLGVLEEMRDDRLALIITGIQSRARGMLARIEFQKIVERRDSLLVIQWNVRAFMGVKNWPWMKMFFKIKPLLKSAESEKEMANMKEEFLKLKEAYAKSEARRKELEEKMVSVLQEKNDLQLQVQTEQDSLCDAEERCEGLIKSKIQLEAKSKELTERLEDEEEMNSELTAKKRKLEDECSELKKDIDDLELTLAKVEKEKHATENKVKNLTEEMAALDEIIAKLTKEKKALQEAHQQTLDDLQSEEDKVNTLTKAKTKLEQQVDDLEGSLEQEKKLRMDLERAKRKLEGDLKLTQESLMDLENDKQQLEERMKKKDFEISQLNSKIEDEQAMAAQLQKKLKELQARIEELEEELEAERAARAKVEKQRADLARELEEISERLEEAGGATAAQIEMNKKREAEFQKLRRDLEESTLQHEATASTLRKKHADSVADLGEQIDNLQRVKQKLEKEKSELRLELDDVVSNMEQVSKAKTNLEKMCRTLEDQMSEYRTKAEEGQRSINDFTMQKAKLQTENGELARQLEEKDSLVSQLTRGKQSYTQQVEDLKRQLEEEVKAKNALAHAVQSARHDADLLREQYEEEQEAKAELQRSLSKANSEVAQWRTKYETDAIQRTEELEDAKKKLAQRLQDAEEAVEAVNAKCSSLEKTKHRLQNEIEDLMVDVERSSAAAAALDKRQRNFDKVLSEWKQKYEESQTELESAQKETRSLGTELFKLKNSYEESLDHLETMKRENKNLQEEISDLTEQLGETGKSIHELEKARKTLEQEKAEIQTALEEAEGTLEHEEGKIIRAQLEFNQVKADIERKLTEKDEEMEQAKRNQQRVVDTLQSSLESETRSRNEALRVKKKMEGDLNEMEIQLSQANRQAAEAQKQLKGLHGHMKDSQLQLDDALRNNDDLKENTAIVERRSNLLQAELDELRSLVEQTERGRKLAEQELLDVSERVQLLHSQNTSLLNQKKKLEGDTSQLSNEVEEAVQECRNAEEKAKKAITDAAMMAEELKKEQDTSAHLERMKKNMEQTIKDLQHRLDEAEQIAMKGGKKQIQKLESRVRELESEVEMEQRKAGDSVKGIRKYERRIKELTYQTEEDKKNLHRLQDLVDKLQLKVKSYKRTSEEAEEAANSNLSKFRKLQHELDEAEERADIAESQVNKMRSKTRDAGAKADPTLKCLCAEMNGLALVTEEESVAAAQLRFSKEMTR is encoded by the exons ATGGGTGATGCATTGATGGCAGAGTTTGGGCAGGCGGCTCCTTTTCTGAGGAAGTCAGATATGGAGCGTCTGGAGGCCCAGACTCGTCCCTTTGACATTAAGAGGGCCTGCTTTGTGGTGGACCCTGAGGTTGAATATGTGAAAGGAACGGTCCAAAGCAGAGACGGGGACAAAGTCACTGTTCTTACTGAGTTTGATAAG ACTGTCACTGTGAAAGATGTAGATGTCCACCAACAAAACCCACCAAAGTATGACAAAATTGAGGACATGGCGATGTTCACCTTTCTGCATgagcctgctgtgctgtttaaCCTCAAAGAGCGTTACGCAGCCTGGATGATCTAC ACCTACTCTGGGTTGTTCTGTGTAACTGTCAATCCCTACAAGTGGTTGCCAGTGTACGACAAGGAAGTTGTCGCTGCTTACAGAGGCAAGAAAAGAACTGAAGCTCCTCCCCACATCTTCTCAATTTCTGACAATGCCTACCAGTACATGCTCACAG acagagagaaccaGTCTGTCCTTATCAC CGGAGAATCTGGTGCCGGAAAGACTGTGAACACCAAAAGAGTCATCCAGTACTTTGCTAGCATTGCAGCAACAGGAAAGAAGGACCCCTCTCAGGACAAAAAG GGCACCTTGGAAGATCAAATCATCCAGTGTAACCCTGCTCTGGAGGCTTTTGGTAACGCCAAGACCATCAGAAATGACAACTCCTCCCGCTTC GGTAAATTCATCCGCATCCACTTTGGTGTGAGCGGTAAGCTGTCCTCAGCAGATATTGAGACCt ATCTGCTGGAGAAGTCCCGGGTCACTTTTCAGCTCAAGGCTGAGAGAGACTACCACATCTTCTACCAGATCCTGTCCCAAAGGAAACCGGAGCTGTTGG AGATGTTGTTGATCACCTCCAACCCCTATGACTACGCGTTCATCTCCCAAGGAGAGACACAAGTAGCCTCTATTTGTGATGCTGATGAGTTGATGGCTACTGAC GATGCCTTTGATGTGTTGGGCTTTACTCAAGAGGAGAAGAACGGTATTTACAAGCTGACTGGTTCCATTATGCACTATGGTAACATGAAGTtcaagcagaagcagagagaggagcaggcagaGGCTGATGGCACTGAGG ATACCGACAAAGTCGCTTACCTCATGGGCCTGAACTCTGCTGACCTCATCAAGGGTCTGTGTCACCCAAGGGTCAAAGTAGGAAACGAGTGGGTCACCAAGGGACAGAGTGTTCAGCAG GTGTACTACTCTATTGGAGCCCTGTCCAAGTCAGTGTATGAGAAGATGTTCAACTGGATGGTTGTCAAGATCAACCTGACCTTGGACACCAAACAGCCTCGCCAGTTCTTCATTGGTGTGCTGGATATTGCTGGATTTGAGATCTTTGAT TTCAACACATTTGAGCAACTGTGCATCAACTTCACTAATGAGAAGCTGCAGCAGTTCTTCAACCACCACATGTTTGTGCTGGAGCAAGAGGAGTACAAGAAGGAGGGCATTGAGTGGGTGTTCATTGACTTCGGCATGGACTTGGCCGCTTGCATTGAGCTTATTGAGAAA CCCATGGGTATCATGTCCATCCTTGAAGAGGAGTGCATGTTCCCCAAGGCCAGTGATTCAACATTCAAAGCGAAGCTTTATGACAACCATTTGGGCAAAAATGCCTGCTTCCAGAAGCCAAGGATTGTCAAGGGGAGACCAGAGGCCCATTTCTCCCTGGTTCACTATGCTGGCACTGTTGATTATAACATTGGCAACTGGCTGGTGAAGAACAAAGACCCTCTCAATGAGACCGTGGTCGGACTTTTTCAGAAGTCAACTCTTAAGATGTTGTGCGCTCTCTTTGCTGGCTATGCCGGTGCTGACTCAG CCCCGGAGGGTGGCGGtggcaagaagaagaagggttCTTCTTTCCAGACTGTATCTGCCCTTCACAGG GAAAATCTGAACAAGCTGATGACCAACTTGAGGTCAACTCACCCCCACTTTGTGCGCTGCCTCATCCCCAACGAGACCAAGACTCCTGGGGCCATGGAGAATCCTCTGGTCATGCACCAGCTGCGCTGTAACGGTGTGCTGGAAGGCATCAGGATCTGCAGAAAGGGCTTCCCCAATAGGATCCAGTATGCAGACTTCAAACAGAG ATACCGTATCCTGAATCCTGCAGCTATCCCTGATGGACAGTTCATTGACAATAAGAAAGGAGCAGAAAAACTGCTTGGATCCCTGGATGTTGACCATGAGCAGTACAGATTCGGACACACTAAG GTGTTCTTCAAAGCTGGTCTCCTGGGTGTTCTTGAGGAGATGAGAGACGACCGTCTTGCTCTAATCATCACTGGTATCCAATCAAGAGCAAGAGGCATGCTGGCAAGAATTGAATTCCAGAAGATTGTTGAACGCAG GGATTCCCTTCTTGTCATTCAGTGGAATGTCCGTGCTTTCATGGGTGTCAAGAATTGGCCCTGGATGAAGATGTTCTTCAAGATCAAGCCCCTGCTGAAGTCCGCTGAGTCTGAGAAAGAGATGGCAAACATGAAGGAAGAATTCCTGAAGCTGAAGGAGGCCTATGCTAAATCTGAGGCTCGTAGaaaagagctggaggagaaaaTGGTTTCTGTTCTCCAAGAGAAGAATGACCTGCAACTTCAAGTCCAGACT GAACAAGACAGTCTTTGTGATGCTGAGGAACGCTGTGAAGGTCTGATCAAGAGCAAGATCCAGCTTGAGGCCAAATCCAAGGAGCTGACTGAGAGACtggaagatgaagaagagatGAATTCAGAGCTCACTGCAAAGAAGAGGAAATTGGAGGATGAGTGCTCTGAGCTTAAGAAGGATATTGATGATCTGGAGCTCACTCTTGCTaaagtagagaaagagaagcatgCCACTGAGAATAAG GTTAAAAACCTGACAGAAGAGATGGCAGCTCTTGATGAAATCATTGCCAAGCTGACCAAGGAGAAGAAAGCACTGCAAGAGGCTCACCAGCAAACACTGGATGACCTTCAGAGTGAGGAGGACAAAGTCAACACTCTGACTAAGGCCAAAACCAAGCTGGAACAGCAAGTTGATGAT CTTGAAGGGTCCCTGGAACAGGAAAAGAAACTTAGGATGGATCTTGAAAGAGCTAAGAGGAAGCTTGAGGGTGACTTAAAGTTGACCCAGGAAAGTCTTATGGACTTGGAGAATGACAAACAACAGCTAGAAGAGCGGATGAAGAA GAAAGACTTTGAGATCAGTCAACTTAATAGCAAGATTGAAGATGAACAAGCTATGGCTGCCCAGCTCCAGAAGAAACTGAAGGAGCTGCAG GCTCGCAttgaggagctggaggaagagCTGGAGGCTGAGAGAGCTGCCCGAGCCAAAGTGGAGAAGCAGCGGGCAGACCTGGccagagagctggaggagatcagtgagaggctggaggaggctgGAGGTGCCACTGCTGCCCAGATTGAGATGAACAAGAAGAGGGAGGCTGAGTTCCAGAAGCTGCGCAGAGACCTTGAGGAGTCCACTCTGCAACATGAGGCCACTGCTTCAACACTGAGGAAGAAGCACGCAGACAGCGTAGCTGACCTCGGGGAGCAGATTGACAACCTTCAGAGAGTGAAGCAAAAgcttgagaaggagaagagtgagCTCCGTCTGGAGTTGGACGATGTTGTCTCCAACATGGAGCAGGTCTCCAAAGCCAAG ACAAACTTGGAGAAGATGTGCAGAACACTGGAGGACCAGATGAGTGAATATAGAACTAAGGCCGAAGAAGGCCAGCGCTCCATCAATGACTTCACCATGCAGAAAGCCAAGCTTCAAACTGAAAATG GTGAGTTGGCAAGACAGTTGGAAGAGAAAGACTCACTTGTTTCTCAACTGACAAGAGGCAAACAGTCCTACACACAACAGGTTGAGGATCTCAAGAGGCAACTTGAAGAGGAAGTGAAG GCTAAGAATGCACTAGCCCATGCAGTGCAGTCTGCACGCCATGATGCTGACCTCTTGAGAGAGCAGTATGAGGAGGAGCAAGAGGCCAAGGCTGAGTTGCAGCGCAGTCTGTCCAAGGCCAACTCTGAGGTGGCTCAGTGGAGAACCAAGTATGAAACTGATGCCATCCAGAGGACTGAGGAGCTGGAAGATGCCAA GAAAAAGCTGGCTCAGCGTCTGCAAGATGCAGAGGAAGCTGTGGAGGCTGTCAATGCCAAATGCTCCTCCCTGGAGAAAACTAAGCATAGACTGCAGAATGAGATTGAAGATCTCATGGTAGATGTGGAGAGatccagtgctgctgctgctgctctagaCAAGAGACAAAGAAACTTTGATAAG GTCTTATCTGAGTGGAAGCAGAAGTATGAGGAGTCCCAGACTGAGCTTGAGAGCGCCCAGAAAGAGACCAGATCTCTTGGCACTGAGCTCTTCAAACTCAAGAACTCTTATGAGGAATCTTTGGATCACCTTGAGACCATGAAGAGGGAGAACAAAAATCTCCAAG AGGAAATTTCTGATCTCACTGAGCAACTTGGTGAGACTGGAAAGAGCATTCATGAGCTTGAGAAGGCCAGGAAGACACTTGAGCAAGAGAAGGCAGAGATCCAGACTGCCCTAGAGGAAGCTGAG GGTACCCTTGAACATGAGGAGGGTAAAATCATCAGAGCTCAGCTGGAGTTCAATCAGGTCAAAGCTGACATTGAGCGCAAACTTActgagaaggatgaggagatggagcaAGCCAAGAGGAACCAGCAGAGAGTGGTGGATACCCTGCAGAGCTCTCTGGAGTCTGAGACTCGCAGCAGGAATGAGGCTCTTAGAgtgaagaagaagatggagggagacctcAATGAGATGGAGATCCAGCTCAGCCAGGCCAACAGGCAGGCAGCTGAGGCCCAGAAGCAGCTCAAGGGTCTCCATGGACATATGAAG GATTCCCAACTGCAGCTGGATGACGCTCTACGTAATAATGATGATCTCAAAGAGAACACTGCTATTGTGGAGAGACGCAGCAATCTTCTGCAGGCTGAATTGGATGAGCTCAGGTCCCTGGTGGAGCAGACTGAGAGAGGCCGGAAACTGGCTGAACAGGAGCTGCTGGATGTCAGTGAGAGGGTGCAGCTGCTGCACTCTCAG AACACCAGCCTGCTGAACCAGAAGAAGAAGCTGGAGGGTGATACATCCCAGTTGTCGAATGAAGTAGAGGAGGCTGTGCAGGAGTGCAGGAATGCAGAGGAAAAGGCCAAGAAGGCCATCACTGATGCTgccatgatggcagaggagctgaagaaggagcaggACACCAGTGCTCACCTGGAGCGCATGAAGAAGAACATGGAGCAGACCATCAAGGACCTGCAGCACCGTCTGGATGAAGCTGAACAAATCGCCATGAAGGGTGGCAAGAAGCAGATCCAGAAGCTGGAGTCCAGG GTTAGAGAGCTGGAAAGTGAGGTGGAAATGGAGCAACGGAAGGCCGGTGATTCCGTCAAAGGAATCCGTAAATATGAGCGTCGCATCAAGGAGCTCACCTATCAG ACTGAGGAGGACAAAAAGAATTTGCATCGTCTTCAGGATCTGGTGGACAAATTGCAGCTGAAGGTCAAGTCCTACAAGAGAACATCAGAGGAGGCT GAGGAAGCTGCCAATAGCAACCTGAGCAAGTTCCGCAAGCTGCAGCATGAGCTGGATGAGGCTGAGGAGAGAGCTGATATAGCCGAGTCTCAGGTCAACAAGATGAGATCCAAGACCCGTGATGCAGGTGCCAAG GCTGATCCTACACTGAAATGCCTGTGTGCTGAAATGAATGGTCTGGCTCTGGTCACAGAGGAGGagtctgttgctgctgctcaaCTGAGATTCTCCAAGGAGATGACAAGGTAA